The genomic DNA tgtttaacaaatgCTTGAATGTTTTTTTCTTGGTTCTTTGTTTGTGTTGCATTTGTTCATGGTATTTGTCTTTGAACTGGTGACGTAAGGGTTTAAGCTGAATTTAGTGGGTTAAGTAACTGAGATTCTCCTGTAttcatttgattaatttttgttCCCTTCTACCAGGGAAAGTTTAGAACACGGTATTCATATTAAACTTCAATTCAAGAAATCTCATATCTAACGAGCTAACAATGACATTTTTTAACAAttacaaggttttttttttttttagcatttatctcTAAGCTGATAAATAAAGGTTTCAAGTTGAATTGTGGGATAAGAAATGAGATTCTTCTGTTGGCATTTGATTATTCAATTCTTTTCCTCACCTACAAAGAACTTTCTTATTGAAAATTCATACAGAATGAGTTGGCAATATGACAGTTTTTATGGAGGTAATGTtatgcaaatagaattttcatgTAGACTCTCATGACTAATTAAAATCCATGTATTGAAAAAGGGAAGAACCAAACATAGTAGCTCATAATTGTACAAGCACCTTATTGCTCATTCTTTATGATTTTCCATACAAAAATTCCATATAACAACAAGAACAATCAAGTCTTAATTCCACACCATGTGAGGTTGGACATGTGAATTCTAGCTCGCCAATTatttcatttctatctatggtaTTATCTTCATTAAATTATGTCATATCTAACAGCCTCCAACCGAGTTTTttcttggtatttttctctcttttgctAAAGACACATTCTATTCTATCTATTCTCCTTACAAAAGCCTTTATTAGTTTATTCTTACATGACCAGATAATCTCAATCATATCTTatgcatcttatctttaataggaGCCCTTTCGACCTTATTAcacataaaattttcttttcttgtatagcTATATTCATGTAACATTCTTATCTCTATTACCCTCACATTTTGCCCATTTGGTGCTTTTTTACTCGACATCTAACGTTCTTatgcatcttatctttaataggaGCCTCTTCGACTTTATTACgcataaaattttcttttcttgtatagcTACATCCATGTAACATTCTTATCCCTATTACACTCACATTTTGCCATTTGGTGCTTTATTACCCAACATTCAATTCCTCACAACAAAGTTGGTCATGGATCATCTTatcaaattttccttttagctttaatagattgttactatcacataaaatgcTAGATGTAATTTTCCATGTTAACCATTTTATATTAATTCTATGGGTAATATCCTCATTAAGCTTGCCATCTTCTGGATGATTAATCAAAGATACCTGAATTGATCTTTTATTGAGATGACTTAATCTTCAAGCTTTACCATGACATCATCCTCGCtcgtatttttattaaacttaaatttcttatatttggtttTCAATCTATTTAACTTGAAACTtctagattctaaattgttctTTTATGTCTTGAACTTAgtattcatgccttcttttgtcaCATCCACCAAGACAATGTCATATCCAAATAGCATATGCCAAGGCACCCCTGCTTGTATATGTTTACTGAGTTATCCATTCTGATGGTAAAGAGATAAGGATTAATGCAAATCCTTGATGTAATCCAATTGCAATTGGTAAAGCCTTAGTATCTCCTCCACATATTCTAACACATGTTTCAAGTCCTTGGTACATGTCTTTAATAACATGTATGTAAGCCTTTTCTATatgaataacatttttattttcaaattgaaaGCTATTTATATGggttttctttttgtgtttttttatgcataaataTTAATGAGTAGCATCTTGTAGGTCTATACAAAAAACTAAAAccagataatatatatatatatgtatgtttttgctagaagaaaagaaaatatttgacTAATTATTCTATGTAAATTTTCTGTGTATTTTGGGGATGTCTCTCCTTTCCAATTTGTTGAAGTTTGAATCTCCTGATCTTGGTGGGTAGGTGACTAAGCAGGACTTGGCAGACACATACCAACCACCATTTCATAGTTGTATAGAACAAGGAAGAGCCAGTGGGATAATGTGTGCTTATAACCAGGTGAATGGGATTCCAAACTGTGCTGATTACAATCTCTTGACCAAGACCGCTCGTGAAGATTGGGGTTTTCAAGGGTGAGATCAAAATTGAACAAgaaagtatttttaattattgatttttttaaatagtttatGACTAGTTTACTTGCTTATTTTTAAGTACTAAAATGCAAAAATATAACTAGATCTCAAAaaggggagaaaaaaaaaaggaattcggttgattacaaattaaaatttgacagAAAGAACTAGTTGTTATGAGGtgtaaacaacaacaatatcacaagtcttaatcccatTGGATGGGACAAAGCTGCAGGTAAACAACCTAcaaaaaagatataaagattGTATCCTATCAAAGTAAAGAATCACTGAATCCGAATGTGTGTTTGGAAAGACATTGTTGATGAGAGATTCTAGACATCTGTCCTTCCTGAAGGAGTTTATTTAGATAAGTAGTccgttttttcttcttttcatatgGTAAATAATTGCCCAAAACATGGAGTGTGAATTAAATCCATGTTTGAATTGAAACTTAGAGGGAATTATGTAATCATTAATCCATAATTCTCTGATTTTCGCATCCTTTTGAATTGGCTGAATGATCAGGTACATCACATCAGACTGCGATGGGGTTGTTATGATCAATGAGGCTCAAGGATATGCTAAAACACCAGAAGATGCTGTCGCTGATGTTCTTAAAGCTGGTATGTTTATGACTCTTGTGAACCTCACTATTTGCCCCCTTATCTTTTGCTAAATTATTCCTCTTGCACAGGAGTTGTAGATAATCTTTTCTAATtctaatttgtttataaaagTTGAAGGTGTATAGCTCATCTTTTcatctaattttaaaatcttatgCTATATTTGGgtattaaatgaaatgaaataaaataaagagaaattatttaCTATTCTCCTTCATCTTTTATGGATTGCTAGacagaaattaattttatagatgAGATTGTATTAGTTTTGCCTTATTGTCTTGAACCAaccaaataaaagaagaagaagaaaaggtcAGAGGGTGAATCTTGATGGCAACGGTGAAGTATTGGAAGGTCCAGGTTCTGAATTATGGAAATAACCTCTTCACAAAATAGCAAGGGGAAGATTGCATGTAAATAAAACCCTCCCCTGACCCTCATAAAATGAGCCTCTATGACCATTAACGCCCATCTTTTCCACATTGCGATTCAAATAAACTGGTAGGGTTGGGTTCTTTTGTCCATTTTAGTCTGagaaacataatatattttgttcattttttttttcaacttattgTAATAATTCAAGAAATGTCACTAATTTAATACGCCTCATACTAAAGCCATGAGTCCATCGTCTTTCTCATGGACATTGTTTTACACAGAGACAGCACAAgcaaagatttttttttttttcttagtaaaagagagagatgaagtgACCAGCATATCAATCCTCTCTGGGCATGAGCATAACAACCCCCTCTTGCTAGAAAATGTCCGATTTAAGTTATAGCTACTGCTTGTTAAGGCAAGCACCACCAGCAATGAGGGTGCCTCCCCAATCGCTAGGCTATCACCATAGTGGTAACAGAGAATTCTTTTATGCACCTTGAattctatatattttgatatttgtgaAACAAAAAAACTCATAGGCATGGATGTTGAGTGTGCTGCTGGAAAAAGGCCCTTCTTGAACAATTACACAAAATCTGCTCTTGAACAAGGAAAACTACCTATATCTGAAGTAGACAGAGCCCTGCACAATCTTTTTTCTGTTCGAATGAGACTAGGACTGTTCAATGGCAATCCAAGCAACCGGCATTTTGGAAACATCGGTGCAAAACAGGTCTGTTCCCAAGAACACCAAGATCTAGCCCTTGAAGCTGCGAAGAACGGTATTGTCCTCCTCAAGAACTCCCAGAGGCTTCTCCCTCTCTCCAAGAACTCATCTCTTGCTGTAATTGGCCCCAATGCCGATGCAGTGGAGACATTGCTCGGAGACTATCAGGGCCCTCCATGCAAACGCATTTCACCTCTCCATGCACTCCGGGGGCATGTTAGCAACACAAAGTATCACTCTGGTTGTAATGCAGTAAACTGTTCTTCTGCTGACATTGACAAGGCTGTGGAAATGGCAAAAGCAGCAGATTACGTGGTGTTGTTCATGGGGTTGGATCAAACCCAGGAGACGGAGTATCATGATCGAGAGGACTTGGTGCTGCCGGGTAACCAACAGAGTCTGATAGTTAATGTGGCCAAAGCTGCGAAGAAGCCAGTCGTGTTGGTGCTGCTTTGTGGAGGTCCAGTTGACATTTCTTTTGCGAAAAAGAACCTGAAAATAGGAAGTATCTTGTGGGCTGGTTATGCTGGAGAAGCTGGAGGGATTGCTCTTGCAGAGATCATCTTTGGTGACCACAACCCAGGTCAAgtttctccaaaattctcccaAAAACCAATTTTTGTCCATTGCTttgaacattaaaaaaaaaaaaaaaaagtaaaagcaCCAAACTGAAATGCTTTTTGTTCATCTTGTCCTGCAGGAGGAAAATTGCCTATGACTTGGTACCCACAAGAATTCACCAAAGTACCAATGACAGACATGAGAATGCGCCCGGATAACTCAGGCTACCCTGGGAGGACTTACAGATTCTACACTGGGAGAAAAGTTTTCGAGTTTGGCCATGGCCTTAGCTACTCAACATACTCATACAAGTTCGTCTCTGTAACCCAAACTAAGCTCCATCTAAACCAATTATCAACTTCTCATGCCCTTAAAGGCACCGATTCAGTTCATTCCTTGCAAGTACAAGACATTGGTACAGAAATGTGCTACAAGGCGAAGTTCTTGGCCGTTGTTGGAGTGGAAAACCATGGAGAGATGGACGGTAAACACCCAGTAATGATATTTGCAAAGCAGGCAAAGCCAAGAAATGGAAGTCCAAAGAAACAGTTGGTTGGTTTCCAGAGTGTGAGATTGAAGGCAGGGGAAAGGACAGAGATTGAATTTGTATTGAACCCTTGTGAGCACCTTAGCAGACCCAATGAAGATGGATTGATGGTGATTGAAGAGGGCTCCTTTTTCCTAACTGTGGGTAATACAAAGTATCCCATTTCTGTTGTGGCTTGATGCTGAGGCCTTTGCTTCTTCACGTACTTGAGCCAAAATTTTCAGGGATAGTTAcagttgaaaagaaaatagaaagtaaGAATGGAAATGGGCCGAGTGAAATCGCGAGGCCTGTCGAGTTAGTGGGGTGGGCTTTGGGAAGCAAGTGAGCCCTAGCCGGCCCAGCATATGCATTACGGTTTATTTAATTCTGTTTCTTGAAAAGATACGTTTCCACTTTTTCCAGCGAGAAGAAGCTTATCCTTTGATTTTGTATGATTTGTTTCTATTTATCTAATGATAAAAGAAGTTGAATAATGACTATTGAATAGAATGTAAATTATAAGAGGAAATGTAGAAAAGGGAAGGAGAGTgaagtatttatttatcatttctctttgtttagttaggtagaaaatattttttttaggggttgtttgttaaaatgagtagaATAAGAGAcatcaagataaaattagaatatttttcaaatcaagatataaaatggTTAATATAAGATTgggaaacattttaaaatttctattagagtatttgttaaattttttgaaatccaataattgtactttttttgtgtgtgtttattaatatatatgataagcaccaagataagaattttttcaccaaaatatccttattaccaaatttattcaaaattatttgttcacatcattaataaatttataattaaaataatattttatgattaatataaattataaaaaaattaaaaataatattttattttcatgttcaaaaatagatttaaaaagtagaaataattattgctaaaattataataattccacctagataattaaaaatggccaaaacatattttcataatagataataaaatataaaattaaataaaagaatttaaaaattagtgaaaggaattatattagttaataaaatatatatggagagagaaatttaaattttaaaaatcaataaaaggaaaaatgtcatttaaattttaaaaattgtcaaaacatataacaatttaaaaatatattaaataatattaattataagacttaaataaataagttcttttgataaatttaaatatttaaaatgcattaaatggcattaactatcttaCAATGGTCATATAGgtaattaaatcttatcttgaaagagtcggataaatttatctgagagAAAAGTCaagtaaatttatcttgaaagagaaagataaaaggTCACgtgagatattttttaaaaatgatcaaacaaatttaacaaatacgttAGAAATCTCAAACATCCATAATACTTTctatatttaacattttctcCGTCTTATCTTAGTTAAAAAACATCTCTTAGGGGGAAAAAGTGAAGTAATTAGGTCAAatacagaaatttaaaatttaattttatcattagcttcaaaaaaaattaagatgtaGTTCTGTTTAAAAAATAGTGCATTGAACATATCTGTCAAAGGTTAAAATGGACAATCCCTTAAAGcattatgtatattaaaaaaaataaaaccggATGAACAAGGGATAGATATGCAGTCTTTGACCGGTCATTGATTgcacataattttaaataatatttattttatttatatataattatattttttttatctaaaagaAAGTTCTTTTAATCAATAAATTTGCTCCCCTTTTTTCTGTGTAAATTTGCTCATTCTCATTTCCAATTTTAAGTTTATGATTAAAtggtattttttatgttttaatattcaaaattaattttttaagaatattcaAATTCACTTAAATCTatcaagttttttatttttgtttttgcattgttttattttttaaatattagtaGAAATCTAAAATACAAGATAAACACTCACTCCTAGATAGAGATGAGAAtgaaaaattaagtaaattatttaatatagtGAGAGATGGAGATAACGATCGAAAAAAGAATATACTGTttgactttttaattttaatgctaaaatagaatttattaaaataaaattttgtcgcatatttaattttatctagagaataaattttttgaaatgtgaTATTG from Diospyros lotus cultivar Yz01 chromosome 4, ASM1463336v1, whole genome shotgun sequence includes the following:
- the LOC127800422 gene encoding probable beta-D-xylosidase 7 — protein: MRSRGSHGKRAALINLVVTWIILLTSCRVPPAESTRPPFACDDSSDPATKSYAFCKSTLSIGERVRDLVSRLTLDEKVSQLVDSAAAIPRLGVPAYEWWSEALHGVASIGGGAVAQGIRFDGAIRAATSFPQVIVTAATFDAQLWYRIGQAIGKEARALYNEGQATGMTFWTPNINVFRDPRWGRGQETPGEDPSVAAKYAVSFVRGVQGDSFEGGELKDGHLMASACCKHFTAYDLDNWKGFNRFGFNAIVTKQDLADTYQPPFHSCIEQGRASGIMCAYNQVNGIPNCADYNLLTKTAREDWGFQGYITSDCDGVVMINEAQGYAKTPEDAVADVLKAGMDVECAAGKRPFLNNYTKSALEQGKLPISEVDRALHNLFSVRMRLGLFNGNPSNRHFGNIGAKQVCSQEHQDLALEAAKNGIVLLKNSQRLLPLSKNSSLAVIGPNADAVETLLGDYQGPPCKRISPLHALRGHVSNTKYHSGCNAVNCSSADIDKAVEMAKAADYVVLFMGLDQTQETEYHDREDLVLPGNQQSLIVNVAKAAKKPVVLVLLCGGPVDISFAKKNLKIGSILWAGYAGEAGGIALAEIIFGDHNPGGKLPMTWYPQEFTKVPMTDMRMRPDNSGYPGRTYRFYTGRKVFEFGHGLSYSTYSYKFVSVTQTKLHLNQLSTSHALKGTDSVHSLQVQDIGTEMCYKAKFLAVVGVENHGEMDGKHPVMIFAKQAKPRNGSPKKQLVGFQSVRLKAGERTEIEFVLNPCEHLSRPNEDGLMVIEEGSFFLTVGNTKYPISVVA